From Cyanobacterium sp. T60_A2020_053, one genomic window encodes:
- a CDS encoding 2TM domain-containing protein, producing the protein MPPRWPREPDRQNDLQYRKLDDRMNFAVHVAFFLACNSGVWFFHNLQRASWEWITWFSGIWGALLLLHLLYIGVIADYSYKQENKE; encoded by the coding sequence ATGCCTCCTCGTTGGCCCAGAGAACCAGATCGCCAGAACGATCTACAATACCGTAAATTAGATGATCGCATGAATTTTGCCGTTCATGTCGCTTTCTTTCTAGCCTGTAATTCGGGAGTGTGGTTTTTTCACAATTTACAGCGCGCGTCGTGGGAGTGGATAACTTGGTTTAGTGGTATTTGGGGCGCCCTTCTCCTCTTACATTTATTGTATATCGGAGTAATTGCTGATTATAGCTATAAACAAGAGAATAAAGAATAA
- a CDS encoding extracellular solute-binding protein yields MINRRSFLMTSSALLLSSLITGCENQADLEIFLLQNSIPIQLISAFKKEFGTQKIINLQPQINLQKIYDFLLKWQGKTSERKDKSRFKIPFINRDSAPDKISDLVTLGNYWLKSAIIEKLINPLETKKLENWANIPPIFQQLVTRNNLGNLDDNSMVWGAPYRWGCTMIVYREDQLNFRPQDWQDLWAEELKGKISLLNQPREIIGLILKKLGYSYNEENINQIKELKTELALLNQQVKFYDSTNYLQPLINGDTSLAVGWSTDILPVLNTQKNLKAIIPKSGTSLWADIWVNPINEATNEGRLTNIYQWINYCWQKNSAKSINLFTDGYSPIQAETKNNTKAETLSLNKLDNCDFIEPLNTESLTVYESLWQEIIS; encoded by the coding sequence ATGATTAATCGTCGTTCTTTTTTAATGACATCCAGCGCCCTCCTCCTCAGCAGTTTAATTACGGGTTGTGAAAACCAAGCAGATTTAGAAATATTTTTATTACAAAATTCTATTCCTATTCAATTAATTTCTGCTTTTAAAAAAGAATTTGGTACACAAAAAATTATTAATTTACAACCACAAATAAATTTACAAAAAATTTATGATTTCCTCCTTAAATGGCAAGGTAAAACCTCAGAAAGAAAAGACAAATCTAGGTTTAAAATACCTTTTATTAACAGAGATTCAGCGCCCGATAAAATTTCTGATTTAGTAACCCTAGGGAATTATTGGTTAAAATCTGCTATTATAGAAAAATTAATCAATCCTTTAGAAACTAAAAAATTAGAAAATTGGGCAAATATTCCCCCTATTTTTCAGCAATTAGTCACTAGAAATAATCTGGGTAATTTAGATGATAATAGCATGGTGTGGGGTGCGCCTTATCGTTGGGGTTGTACCATGATAGTTTACCGAGAAGATCAACTTAATTTTAGACCTCAAGACTGGCAAGATTTATGGGCAGAAGAATTAAAAGGTAAAATTTCTTTACTAAATCAACCAAGGGAAATTATCGGTTTAATTCTTAAAAAATTAGGTTATTCTTACAATGAAGAAAATATCAATCAAATTAAGGAATTAAAAACAGAATTAGCATTACTAAATCAACAAGTAAAATTTTATGATTCTACCAACTATTTACAGCCATTAATTAATGGTGACACCTCATTAGCTGTGGGATGGTCAACTGATATTTTGCCCGTATTAAATACTCAAAAAAACCTCAAAGCAATTATCCCTAAATCTGGCACAAGTTTATGGGCGGATATTTGGGTAAATCCTATTAATGAGGCAACAAATGAAGGCAGATTAACTAATATTTATCAATGGATTAATTATTGTTGGCAGAAAAATTCAGCTAAAAGTATTAACTTATTTACTGATGGTTATTCTCCCATTCAAGCAGAAACAAAAAATAACACAAAAGCAGAAACTTTATCTTTAAATAAACTTGACAATTGTGATTTTATTGAACCTTTAAATACTGAAAGTTTAACAGTGTATGAGAGTTTATGGCAAGAAATCATATCGTAA
- a CDS encoding glycosyltransferase yields the protein MKRQTRFYVYPASSVIFLIITGLVTLCGLWWGGNQTLIDFFGNFYLFQEIPSQWLRVPQFQQSYFLFLPTVIVAIIVTITTKISPQQKLWSRWLMISILLLFMGRYLVWRCLSSLNLIDPVTGIFSLALLAIELFFVASPLLQNILMLKLKFRNHQADKMQQTVIIGQYQPSVDILIPTYNEPAEIIKKTIIACQNIDYDNKIIYLLDDGDRHDIAKLACQLDCEYITRSDNLHAKAGNLNHALELTNGELIAVFDADFMPQRPFLSRTVGFFQKAKIALIQTYQSFYTPDPVARNLGLENDFPPDVEIFSRHYQVIRDSWGSALCYGSSFVVRRQYLMEVGGFCQNSLSEDYHTGVKLAAQGYEVIYLNESLSAGLTAENIFGHIRQRQRWARGTMQSLFIPENPLTIKGLSFGQRLTHFEGIMQWFTSPLRILIFFLPLAYTAGIIPIKASVSEIIYFVLPYYFLQVGTFAWLNFKSRSAMISEIYNIITTFPVAWEIVQTLITPFSSIFKVTPKGTKSDSYYFNWSLATPLFFVFAVNIVNLISIIGFIKAGVLGEFNTAGGIGLILFWNVYNIGIIALSLWALLDVPKPENYQWFKVCESAKIIYNGYIYDTIITQISDQGVEIKLNFRANFRAEDNLEVMMDNFCVKGAVSSVKYHHTYSLLKINFELSNLAQFRQLINKIYGQNNIWSTMTTPSEIKTVYFLFKSLFTTPIKWLYFQSKLRKNLPNSVSTNLGNSQVKINTFSEK from the coding sequence ATGAAAAGGCAAACTCGTTTTTATGTGTATCCTGCCTCTAGTGTTATTTTTTTGATAATAACGGGTTTGGTGACTTTATGTGGCTTATGGTGGGGCGGTAATCAAACTTTAATCGATTTTTTTGGTAATTTTTATTTATTCCAAGAAATTCCTTCTCAGTGGTTAAGAGTCCCTCAATTTCAGCAATCTTATTTCTTATTTTTACCTACAGTTATAGTTGCCATCATCGTTACCATTACGACTAAAATATCACCCCAACAAAAGCTATGGTCAAGATGGCTAATGATTAGCATTCTATTATTATTTATGGGGCGCTATCTTGTTTGGCGTTGTTTATCTAGTTTAAATTTAATTGATCCTGTTACAGGTATTTTTAGTTTAGCTTTATTGGCAATAGAATTATTTTTTGTAGCTAGTCCTTTGTTACAAAATATATTGATGTTAAAACTAAAATTTCGTAATCATCAAGCTGATAAAATGCAACAAACTGTTATAATAGGGCAATATCAGCCTAGTGTCGATATTTTAATCCCTACTTATAATGAACCAGCAGAAATTATAAAAAAAACGATTATTGCTTGTCAAAATATAGATTATGATAACAAAATAATTTATCTTTTAGATGATGGAGATCGCCATGATATAGCTAAATTAGCTTGTCAATTAGACTGTGAATATATTACTCGCTCTGATAATTTACACGCAAAAGCTGGTAATCTAAATCATGCTTTAGAATTAACTAATGGTGAATTAATTGCTGTTTTTGATGCTGATTTTATGCCCCAGCGCCCTTTCCTCAGTCGCACCGTTGGGTTTTTTCAAAAAGCAAAAATTGCCCTTATACAAACTTATCAAAGTTTCTATACACCTGATCCAGTGGCGCGTAATTTAGGTTTAGAAAATGATTTTCCTCCCGATGTGGAAATTTTCTCTCGTCATTATCAAGTCATCCGTGATAGTTGGGGGAGTGCGCTGTGTTATGGTAGTTCTTTTGTAGTCAGAAGACAATATTTGATGGAAGTAGGGGGATTTTGTCAAAATTCCCTCAGTGAAGATTATCATACGGGAGTAAAATTGGCGGCGCAGGGTTATGAAGTGATTTATCTCAATGAGAGTTTAAGCGCTGGGTTAACTGCAGAAAATATTTTTGGACATATTCGTCAGCGACAACGGTGGGCGAGAGGTACAATGCAATCATTATTTATCCCTGAAAATCCCCTCACTATCAAAGGGTTAAGTTTTGGGCAGAGATTAACTCATTTTGAGGGTATCATGCAATGGTTTACTAGCCCGTTAAGGATTTTAATTTTCTTTTTACCTCTTGCTTATACGGCTGGAATTATTCCCATCAAAGCAAGTGTTTCTGAGATTATTTATTTTGTTTTACCTTACTATTTTTTACAAGTAGGAACTTTTGCTTGGCTTAATTTTAAGAGTCGCTCGGCAATGATTTCAGAAATATATAATATCATTACAACTTTTCCAGTAGCTTGGGAAATTGTGCAAACTTTAATCACTCCTTTTTCGTCTATTTTTAAAGTTACTCCTAAAGGTACAAAATCAGATAGTTATTATTTTAATTGGTCTTTAGCGACTCCTTTATTTTTTGTTTTTGCTGTTAATATTGTCAATCTTATTAGTATTATTGGCTTTATTAAAGCTGGTGTTTTAGGAGAATTTAATACGGCGGGAGGTATTGGTTTAATTTTATTTTGGAATGTTTATAATATAGGGATTATCGCTCTCAGTTTGTGGGCGCTATTGGATGTGCCGAAGCCTGAAAACTATCAATGGTTCAAAGTTTGTGAATCAGCGAAAATTATTTATAATGGTTATATTTATGACACGATAATTACTCAAATTTCTGATCAGGGTGTTGAAATTAAACTTAATTTTAGAGCAAACTTTAGAGCAGAAGATAATTTAGAAGTTATGATGGATAATTTTTGTGTGAAGGGCGCTGTTTCTTCCGTCAAATACCATCATACCTATAGTCTGTTGAAAATTAATTTTGAGCTATCCAATTTAGCACAATTTCGCCAGTTAATTAATAAAATTTATGGTCAAAATAATATTTGGTCAACCATGACGACTCCATCGGAAATAAAGACTGTTTATTTTTTGTTTAAGTCTCTATTTACTACTCCAATTAAGTGGTTATATTTTCAATCAAAATTAAGAAAAAATCTACCGAATAGTGTATCAACTAATCTAGGTAATTCTCAAGTAAAGATTAATACTTTCAGTGAAAAATAA